From the Borrelia puertoricensis genome, one window contains:
- a CDS encoding NAD-dependent epimerase/dehydratase family protein, translating into MRVFLTGIAGFIGFHVAKRLADNGHEVLGVDVLNDYYEPNLKYERLEVLGFDRKNIGSGKVIQSNKYNNLNFIYLDILDKDKVLSLFSDYEFTHVCHLAAQAGIRDSIENPDSYISVNIVGFFNVLDACRIHKSHIEHFVYASTSAVYGINKRMPSDEDSITDHPLNLYAASKKSNEVIAHAYSSSFNIPTTGLRFFTVYGPYGRPDMALYLFADGIMKQTPINIFNNGNMARDFTYVDDVADGVYSVLKKPAESDGNFDVQNPNSSSSLAPYKIYNIGTGHSTELLKFINELETNLGNKACKKFLPMQKADVVKSCCNISKLKNDFAYESLTSIKEGIKRFANWYKSKIVN; encoded by the coding sequence ATGAGAGTATTTTTAACGGGTATTGCAGGATTTATTGGATTTCATGTTGCCAAGAGGCTTGCTGATAATGGACATGAAGTTTTAGGTGTTGATGTTTTAAATGATTATTATGAACCTAATCTGAAATATGAGAGATTAGAAGTTTTAGGATTCGATCGTAAGAATATAGGTAGTGGAAAAGTTATTCAGAGTAATAAATATAATAATTTAAATTTTATTTATCTTGATATTTTGGATAAAGATAAAGTCTTATCTCTTTTTTCTGATTATGAATTTACGCATGTTTGTCATTTGGCAGCTCAGGCCGGTATTAGAGATAGTATTGAAAATCCCGATAGTTATATTTCAGTTAATATTGTTGGGTTTTTTAATGTGTTGGATGCATGCAGAATACATAAAAGTCATATTGAGCATTTTGTTTATGCTTCAACATCTGCAGTGTATGGGATAAATAAAAGGATGCCTTCAGATGAAGATAGCATTACAGATCATCCTTTAAATTTATATGCGGCTAGTAAAAAGTCTAATGAAGTTATAGCTCATGCTTACAGTTCATCTTTTAATATTCCAACAACAGGATTAAGATTTTTCACGGTTTATGGGCCTTATGGACGACCTGATATGGCATTATATTTATTTGCAGATGGGATTATGAAACAAACCCCCATTAATATTTTTAATAATGGGAATATGGCTAGAGACTTTACGTATGTAGATGATGTTGCAGATGGTGTTTATAGTGTACTTAAAAAACCAGCTGAGAGTGATGGTAATTTTGATGTACAAAATCCTAATTCTTCAAGTTCCCTTGCTCCTTATAAGATATACAATATAGGTACGGGACATTCTACTGAGCTTTTGAAGTTTATTAATGAGCTTGAGACAAATCTTGGAAATAAAGCTTGTAAAAAATTTTTACCTATGCAAAAAGCAGATGTTGTGAAGAGCTGTTGTAATATTTCAAAACTTAAAAATGATTTTGCTTATGAGTCCTTAACCTCTATTAAAGAGGGTATAAAAAGATTTGCAAATTGGTATAAATCTAAGATAGTTAAT
- the jag gene encoding RNA-binding cell elongation regulator Jag/EloR: MSYEFYGKTEQEAIKKAMRDLDLREGEFDVEILDKEKVGFLFKKEMIKIKVSPHVKEYTLNSEAQINEGIYDKVLDFIKEMINKMGYCVDLKIESREGEYIKISIDTDSPNILIGREGRNLDALQLLANVYMSRLIGDNGIFNRIVLDIEDYRERFKSRFINLAINSLHKVKRSRRSILLPTMNPFERRIIHTTLNRYSDIKTESEGDGNLKRVRISYVRNSKYNNNFRSYQKRDSNVRK, from the coding sequence ATGAGTTATGAATTTTATGGAAAAACAGAACAAGAAGCAATTAAAAAGGCAATGAGGGATCTTGATTTAAGAGAAGGTGAGTTTGATGTAGAGATTTTGGATAAGGAAAAGGTTGGATTTTTATTTAAAAAAGAGATGATTAAGATAAAAGTGTCTCCTCATGTGAAAGAGTACACACTAAATTCTGAGGCTCAGATTAATGAAGGTATTTATGATAAGGTTTTGGATTTTATTAAAGAAATGATAAATAAAATGGGTTATTGTGTTGATTTAAAGATTGAATCTAGAGAAGGTGAGTATATTAAGATTTCTATTGATACAGACAGTCCAAATATCTTGATTGGAAGAGAAGGAAGAAATTTAGATGCTTTGCAACTTTTGGCAAATGTTTACATGTCTAGGCTTATTGGAGACAATGGTATTTTTAATAGGATAGTATTAGATATTGAGGATTATAGAGAAAGATTTAAATCAAGATTTATTAATTTGGCAATCAATTCTTTGCATAAAGTTAAAAGGAGTAGACGTTCTATTCTTTTGCCAACAATGAATCCTTTTGAGAGAAGAATTATTCATACTACTTTAAATCGTTATAGTGATATTAAAACAGAGAGTGAGGGAGATGGAAATTTAAAGCGAGTTAGAATTTCTTATGTTAGGAATAGTAAATATAATAATAATTTTCGTAGTTATCAAAAAAGGGATTCTAATGTTAGAAAGTAA